In Benincasa hispida cultivar B227 chromosome 8, ASM972705v1, whole genome shotgun sequence, the sequence ATTGTGAGAACACCTATTCAAGGTATACACTATGTAGGCTACAGCTTCTGCCCAATAGTTTTCACTTAGGATAGCATCAGAAAGTAAACATCTAACCCTTTCCATTATAGTTTTGTTTAACCTCTCAGCAAccccattctattgaggtgtatacctcacaGTTCTATGCTTAGTTATACCATTCTCACTACAGTATTTGTCAAAGTATTCATTGAAAAACTCAAGCctaaagtattttaaccttttagataTTTGGTTTTCTATCATagctttccattctttaaacttccCAAAAACTTGGTCCTTAAttttaagaaagtatatccAGCTCTTCCTAGAAAATTCGTCtataaaggttagaaaataccttgagTCACTAAGCCTTGGTGTAGGAGATGGTCCTCATAGGTCAGAATGAACGTAGTCCAATGTTCCTTTGGTGGTATGCTAAGATTTTGTGAAACTTTATCTGGTTGCTTTCCCTAGAATACAGTGTTCACAGAAGAAAGGGTGCTCACTGATCCCTTTGAGCAGTATACCTTGTTTAAACAGTGcttgcatccctttttcactGATATGGGATAGTCTTTTGTGCCACAAGTCTGCCTCTGTTAAGCTTGTTGTTGAAACAGTGTAGGCACTAGTCATCATCTCTACttctcttacaatatagagatcaTTGACCATTTTACCAACCAACACTGCCTTATAATCCTTAATCACCTCTAGGATTCCACCTTTTCCTCTGCACTCACACCCAATGGAGTCAAGCATACCCAAagatatcaaatttctcttGAGTAAAGGTACATGTCTCACATTTCTAAGAAGTTTGTTGATCCATCCTTTAGCTTTAAGAATACTGAACCAACCCCTTTGATTTTGCAGGCTTCATTGTTCCCCATGTAAATAGATTCTCCATCCACATCCTTGTAGGTATTAAACCAAGGtctgaagtgaaggaaatcagacatgaaaatttccatgagcagcggaaggatcgttccaaattccattcgaaattaaacaataaaaattacAGTCAACAAACGGAAACTCACAAATTATGCAACAACTAGAGattacaacatgctaacaagataatcaagggatagagcATGCATATCTTTGaaaaaccattcttcaaactcctttGATCAATCCAATGCGTCCAAGAACAGCAACACAAATGCAACGACCGGTACAACATGAACAccagcacgaacacaacgatcatAAACCCAACGAACTACCTCCATAACCTCgaatcaatcgagttgagtgaggacaccaccataatgattgccttggtattctcgatgtgagaatccaagagctGTGGGCTCTGTATcaacttggcttgaggaagagacagaagaacaacaatcatgtagaggaccgagcaagtgggagataagatgatgtctatcgtatagacgatatgctcgatcgtgtagaagatggcagcctatcgtataaacaatgtcatgcgatcgtttagctatgatcagctgagtgaactatctattggggttgatgtcctaaagtctcatgtcctgtagtttgtaaacagtttgtacgaacgcttatgatgtataatatatgatatttacttcacttcttgactttgcacatttggatgttttatttgttttaccacagaccaataaacttaaaatttctggttgtctttatgtaacttaagcatatatgtggtggcatacaagtggatcatgtcttaagtgataaccaaaatagtctgtagtatatggatataggagggaaaccttatcctggtaacgctacggatgcggcccactttgtggaatagttacaagtgttgtgacttgtcacagatgatctgatcctgatcattcgtgtaggggacatgcaagcgggggcatcctatacaaagagtttgtataaaacctgaccacgaagtgttaacgtctcgtcatataaccccgttcatgacagagacctcacttcactaggatgaccataggtaacatgacctcaatcctgagtgagttgggaactcctgtcattgagggcggtcctttgatttacttgggtgcgagtggccagagcgccgactcaaaccaaccactttagggattcgtctgatttgagagctgggaactcagctacacaagatggagttcactccttccccaaagtaggggtaagtagatagattactcccttaagggttgatcctggggcttgaacgatgtggcgccacacaccttctcatgacccgagaggtgttcacacatagtaggactatgttgttgTGCCttagagctgtctcttatacacatctagatgtgtataagagacagttcacgtaccgttggagctttgagccatatgtccataaggtccccttgttagcttggatacaagttgagaatcagtttttgggtcagtttgaaatgttcaaattgacaagagggagttcgattatatatgatataaatgaactagttaattatatatgatataattgactttatgaatgagatatattaatttggagaaattggatataaatatgatttatatttagtagaggaaaaatactatggttaatatatgatattaaaccataggttatgagtataatgtgattatatttattatttattaattgaacagttatgggataattggtcggcgtctcttctgttttcgtaactgatgagtaagatgaaaaattgttttgagacgcttaaatagctcaccgTGTGTTGCGATTCTAGAGAGtcgtcgcttagtaaatcagagcctatacgatagtgctgttTACTGAATGATCGCTTACACATGTGTGCGctacttactaaacgatcgcttatcttttactaagcgatcatttagcgccTAAGCTATACTAaatagcttttcctacacgatcgtatacttcacctaaacgatcaagcattttgtctatacgatagacgaatctttctcccacttgctcgatcgttgtatacgatcttttttcctcctcccctctaacAATATTAATAacctattatattatatttataacctatagttttaatatttcatctcatgaaacatataaatcataggtctttttctattttatggtacttaatgtaaatcatatttacattaatcttccacttgatgtatctcatgcatcacaccaattatatcatatataattgaatttcctcttattaatttgaacacttcaaactaacctcaAGAAcggattctcaacttgaatccattgagctaccaaggggaccttatggacctgtagcttgaagctctaacagtacatgaataactgactaaactctttagtcacgggatccatcatccgttaactatcggacactccattaaagaccgacaactgcactctcctcactacaaatatattttgtgtccatatcaaccaatcaacagcgcgataacccttcacagatcgctcgtaagtacagttgggccaatttaccgttttccccatgtagttacatctaactctttaagtatcaataatccctctaatgaacataagttatagtcctactatgattgagtcttctcttccaaagaaaggatgtgaccactatgttcaagacctgaaatcatcccttaagggagtaatctatttatttacccttgcttcgagaaaggagtgaattttatcttgtgtaactaagttcccagctccccattcagacaaatccccaaaaaggtaggcttgggttgagttggcaatctggccactctcacccatactaatcaaaggatcttccttaaaggcaggagttcccaaaacactcaggattaaggtcatgtcacctatggtcatttaagtgagatgtaactctcaagtatcaacgacgttatataaagagactagtcatctcgtggtccagtcttatataaactctttgtataggacacttccgctcgcatgtctccacatgaatagtcaggatcagaccatctgtagtagttcacaatacttgtaatcctctacaaagtggatcgtatccatagtgtcaccaggataaggtatccctccttaatccttatactacagacctttttaggttattacttaaggcatgatccacttgtatatctcatatacatgattaagtttacatacaataaccacggatctttgtttattggatatgagtaaatgcaaaataaaataactcttattttattcataataatgtgtacaatgtttacaaactacgagactcggGGAGAATTAGTACACCAATCCCAATATGAAGGGTGTCATATAATAGGTACAGCCAGAGTCAAGTACCCAGTCATGCTTCCCAAGAGGACTTATTTGGTTTGTTTTGTTTCTAGTAGAGGCTAAGATGTCAAAATAGAAGTAGGACCTTTCAACCACTAAAGCTTCGGTTGTTTTCTTTTTCGATCCTTCTCTTTTTCCTGATTTTTCCGTTTTAAGCTGTAGCAATCCCTCATCAAGTGTCTTTTCTTCTTACAGTAATTACATCTCAAATTGGTTTTGGGCTTACGCTCTTCACTAGACTGATTTTTAGTCCCTTTAGACTGATTCTGTTTGTTTTTGTCCTTAACAAATAGCCTTTTTGCACCAGGCTGCTCCTTTTTTACTGACTGAAACTCCAACTCTCTAGTTCTCAATGTTGAAATAATGGCATCAGCAGTAACTGACTCTCTATCATATTTCAAGGCATTCTTCACCTCCTTATAGGCTTCGGGTAGAGAGTTCAACAAGACAAAGGCTTCATTCTCATCGGCAATCTTTTTGTCAAGGCTCTTGAACTCAGAAACTATCCTTTTAAACTCATCCAGATTGCCTAATAGTGGTTTAGCAGAATCCATCTTAAAAGTGAAGAACTTTTCCCTTAAGTACATCTTGTTGGGGAGATCCTTGATTGCAAAAAGATTTTCCAGCTTCTGACTCACATTTTGTGGGTCGTGTCTTCATCACCTGTCTCAAGATGTTGTTGTTGAGATTAAGAACCAAAGTTCCATAGGCTGTAAGTTCCATATCTTCCCTTTCTTGAGCTGTTAATATAGGTGGCAGAGTCAACAGGTCTAAAAGGGCTTTATGAGCTCTCTATTGTCCAAGAATAactttgattttggccttccacaGACCAAAATCACTCTTTCCATTGAACTTCTCTATTTCAAATCTTGCAACAGCCATCACTAATCTGATCGAGTATCGAGACTACCTTTCTTAAGTATCTTAATGCTCCAAGAATGTTGATCTTATGATCttcaaatgctctgataccacaaatGGTTGGGTTATTCAATCTTCTCTATGCCAAATTACTCAAGATCAACACCGagatgatgaagaaatggcTGAGAAAGGCTCTGTCAAATCCTCGATGCTCGATATGTGtctactcgatactcgatgtgAATTTCCTTCTATCTTCGACGAGATTCTGTTCTTGCTCAATGGAATGCAATAAGGGCTGATCGATACTCGATCCTACTCAATAAGTCTTGATCTTTAGTCGATGCGACTCGAAGACAAAAAACGACTGCCTCCAAAGCTACCCGATAGAGGAAATCGATGCACGATTCAACTCGATACACTGGAATTCAATATGATTTGATAGCAAGATTGTATTCACGCAATTTGTTGAAAGATTGAAGTCGATCGAACgaagaagataaagagaagaagaagaagaaacacacaAGATTACATGGTTCGGCCAAGATGCCTACGTCCACGAGATGATTCACGTTCTTTTTCACTTGGAAGATTGCATACAACTTTGTtttgtttacagaaaaatagaaaattataaaCTACTCTGTTTTATTTTctgatcagtggtatttataacatataccaATAGACTTATAagataaagttagttataaactaaattaGCTTAGGTATTTGAATCACGATTTCTTCATCTTTATTCACACATCACCCCAATCAAGATACTATAAGAAAAACTAAACCAattcaaaacaataaattaaggAAATCAACAACTCCCATTTGATTGGCCGTATGAAAATTGTTCATAACGTGTACCAATAAAATTTGGCATTGAAAGTATTTTCTAAGGTACGGCGTGTAAATAGCTGACTTTGCCCAACAAAAAGGGTGCAAAGTTTTTTGAATTAGCCTCACTCAAATACTCGCTGAAAATAACGATCAGCAGCCAaacaaaaatgataaaacaaCCAACTTAAATAAAGCTGAATGGCTTTAATAACTAATTCGGTATTGCAATTAACATGTACAGATAAAATTAGGTTCCTATAGAGTTTATTCTCCATGATTTATCATTAGAATTTAATCTAATGATTTGATAAACTCTACCTTTTAAAACCATAGAAGCTATTCTAACTTTTTCTAAATCATAAGGACAAAAGTTGTAATCTAACGGTAAAAGTATAACAAAAGCAAGACAATATTATGTGGTGACCCCCTCAAGACAATACCGATTCCAAGTCTTCCTTCGCGTTGATGCTGCAGCAAACGACACTGTTGTTAGCATGTATACAAAAATTGCATTCATGGGGTCACACCTGGTTATATTTTCATTGAGAGAGTCATCCAGTATCTCCTTAAAGCCATATACTTCTTCGTCGATTCAGTTTTCCGtgttcaaaattgaaaagatgATCGTAAATGCATAACTTCCACACGTTTTTAAATGCAAGGATTCATGTAAAAATTAGAGAGATATATGATAATCATCAAATAGATGGCAGTGTTATTACTACTTGGGTGAGATATTTGGAGAAGGTTAATATTATGatgaattataaatttggtcctatgatttggagaaaattagaatttagtccttatagtttataattagaatttagtctctatagtttgataaagAAACTTTCACAAATAGTTCCTATAGTGGAGACCGTTTAGAAggattttatcaaactatatggactatttatgaggttttattaaaccataaggaaactaaattctaattttgtctAAGCCATGAGGACCCAATTTACAATTTAACCATAATATTATTTAGGTGATTTTGaaccaattttaaatgaaaaaaatagttataattCACTAACAAACGGTCTAGATTGATTCACCTATGAgaacttaaaataattattaatataataaaaaataaaaatatttttgaatgaCTCACCTAAAAGTAACATCCCCACTAGGTGTCGATTTCTTGGAGATCCAATTCGGAACCAACTTTTCGAGCTGCTCAATTTGCTGTTCCACTTCTCCTGAAAGGAAAACATGTACAAGTCAAgcaaaaattcaaatcaaattagcATCAATTACTTAAAAAAACCCCATGCATACTTCTCTCAGTAATATCAAGACAGTTCATTATAATCTTGTGCACGAGCTCCTCCTTGGTGATTGAAGAGCAATTCACAGACTTGAAAATGTTGTAGACAACACGAACAATTTCAGGCAAGCAAGAAGATGATTCTTGACAAATTACTTCTCCACTACTAGTATTACTCTTCTTTTGGAAATGCTCATCAAgaaagtttttcttttcagggATTTCATAGCATTGCAAATCATCCACATCGAGACTCGACTCGCCATTATCACCTTCCATGCCAGAAAAGTTGAGGAACCTTTTTGCAGGTTTACATACACTTCCTACGCTTGCCGGTTTCCTCGTTTTCACATCAGAACTCGGCAGCATCGATCTCTTTGGCGTCAACTGTACTGGAGTTTGTGTCATTATGGTGCTAGAAGCAGAAGATGCAAGCTTGCCAAGAGGACTCTCAGAAGAATTAGCAGCACCAACTTGAGGAGAGATTGACTGTGTTGGAATTTCTTCAAGCAACTTATCATTAATATCCTCCTCTTTCAGGCTACAAGCTGGAGTGGATGGCAAACCAACAATAGAAGATGCAACTGATTCTGATGTCTCTGTGCTTGAAACCGCTTTCTTAGAGAAATGTCTCTTGAAGGATGAATGTGGACGAAGTTCTTCCAAAGATAAATCAGTTTCAATGGATATTGGTTGTGAAGAATTATCAGACGATTGATCAAGAGAGGACATTTTTCTCCGGTTGAAGGGCTCTGGTAATGTCCCCTCTGGAACTTCACTTTTCTGGTTGCCAAATAAGAAAAATGGTTAAGGCTTTGTTTGGTAAccgttattttttttgtttttgtttttcacaaAATTAAGCTTCTAAACTCtactttcacctctaaatttttatgttatattgTCCACTTTCTACcgagtcaagttttgaaaattaaaaaaaaaagacattctTTAAATTTGGTTATTGTTTTTAAGATTTTAACtaagaattttaaattttcttcgAGAAAAGTAAAAACCATGgtaaagaaattgagagaaaacaagcataaatttaaaaaacagaaaactaaaaacaaaatagttaccaaaacTAGGTCTATCCCTGCTAATTTTCTCAAGAGGTTTTTCCCACCCAAAGCCAActtaagagaaaaaggtttgatTTATTAAAACTTCAACTCCAAAGCTTGAATACTTATATGGCCACCTTCATAGAAAGTTCAATAGTTCGATACGTCTCAGTTGGTCTATGTTTGAGAACAGTACTGTTATCCTAATTGTTCAAGTGACTTAGAGTTATGAGAATTTAAACCTCCGATCTAGTGAGACGGATTACCTATCAACTACCGTTGAGTTATACTCATTTTGACATACTTTTTCATGcttttatttgaattatataacaTACAGTTGATTTCCAATAGTCATATAGGAAAGTACCTCTGGATGCATGACAAAGTATTTTGTTACCCTTGAGGCAAAAACTTTGTGTAATGCCAGAAAATCAGAATGCTCGAAGTGACCTTTTACAATATCTAATTGAAGACTGATTATCATTTCTGGTTTCATGCATAATGTCTTCTTGTCATGAATCATCACTTTATCAATATTCACAGCTTCTGGAATGATATATACTATTTGTGCTAGATGTCTGTCCAAAAACTTtctggaaaagaaaaagaacaaacaacaAAGATTTTGGTTATCAAACTTCTATAATATTCAACCAAGTTGAAACATGAGTACAAAAAAATAAGAGACAATGATAGTCTTAGCtccaaagaa encodes:
- the LOC120082436 gene encoding CDT1-like protein a, chloroplastic, whose amino-acid sequence is MGEKTFEDGGQKVLGIEINPSLDKSTEGTKNSGNNIACMTPEKADEHLKGKLKEEGIKLQEKCQTIVEFFTCLTSSVRLLRMRKKLSTFHNVSCQVSVMTKRKFLDRHLAQIVYIIPEAVNIDKVMIHDKKTLCMKPEMIISLQLDIVKGHFEHSDFLALHKVFASRVTKYFVMHPEKSEVPEGTLPEPFNRRKMSSLDQSSDNSSQPISIETDLSLEELRPHSSFKRHFSKKAVSSTETSESVASSIVGLPSTPACSLKEEDINDKLLEEIPTQSISPQVGAANSSESPLGKLASSASSTIMTQTPVQLTPKRSMLPSSDVKTRKPASVGSVCKPAKRFLNFSGMEGDNGESSLDVDDLQCYEIPEKKNFLDEHFQKKSNTSSGEVICQESSSCLPEIVRVVYNIFKSVNCSSITKEELVHKIIMNCLDITERREVEQQIEQLEKLVPNWISKKSTPSGDVTFSINAKEDLESVLS